DNA from Brucella melitensis bv. 1 str. 16M:
ACAGCACATCGACACCGCCTGCGCTGCGAATATCGTCCAGCGATTCATAGCCGGTAATGTCGAGAAGCGCCTGATTGACGTAATGGATTGCATCGCCCGAATGAATGATGACCGGCACCGGCAGATTGGCCAGCAGCGCGGTTTCGTCCGGCTGGATCGGTTCGGAGCGTGTTTTTACGGGCGGCGTTGGTTCAACCGGCTCGATGGATGACGTTTCGGAAACGGGCGTTTCGCTCTCGGCGCGCGTATTGGCAAGGCCCTGCTTGCGCAGGCGCTCGGCAATCTCGCGAAATGCATTGCGCTCGGTTTTCGTAAGCCCGCCTTCCGGGCGCGTTGCGCGCTCCTTTTCCTTCAGGAACTTTGCCTGATTGGCCGCCACTTTTTCCTGCGCGCAGGAATTGAGCAGGCTGATGACTTTGTCGGAATCGCGACGGCCGGGCGTCGGCGTAATGTCGAGTGGCGGTTTCGGCAGAACGGCAGCGGGGTGGTCGTCATTGGCCACTTCTTCGGAAAGCGCCAGAACATCGTCCTCTCCCACCATGCGGGCGGTTTCGGCAGGCTCTTTCCGGGGCTTGCGGTTTTGCGGAATACCGCCGGCAAGCGCCAGGCCGATTTCTTCCGGGTCAGCTTCGGCTTCCGCCGGGCGCACGATGCCGAAGCCGCGGAAACCGAGAAATTCGCGGTCGCGCGAATAAACGGGCAGGGCTGCGAGTTCCACCGGCACTCGCAGGCGTGTGCCTTCCACCGGCCACAGCAGGCGCTTGCCCGACCAGGTGTCTCGTTCCAGCAGAAGTGCTGCGATGCTGCCATCGGTATCAAAACCGAAGACATTGGCCACATCCGAAAAACGCCGCCCGACGATATCGGCGGAATTCGGCCCGACTACTGCGGCAAGATCGGGCGAAATTTCGCTGAATGTGCCGTCTGGGCCTACTTTCCAGATAAAGCGGGCAGGCGGTGCATCGTGGTCGAAGGCAAAGGTTTTCGGCCTGGGCTGTTCGGCATGGGTTTTTTGCGCTTGTTGCGCAGGGGCATCCCCCTGTTCGGGGAGGATTTCTTCCAGAACCGCTTCCGCATTGTCAGGCAGGGGCACAGCTTCAGCCGCGGTTTGGAACTGGGCTGGGGCGTCGCCGACGATGCAAAGAAGATGCAAGGCCGGTGTGTCGGTCAGGCGGGCAATAGCGCCGGGCACGGAATGGCTTCCGGTGCGAATGCGCCGCTTGACGATGCGGTCTGTAGCGTCTCCGGCCTCGACAATCAGGTCTTCCAGCGTGGAAGCGGAAATATCGAGCAAGGCGAAACGCGGGCTTGCTGCAACGACCTTCCCAACCGCATCCACCAGCGCGATATGGGTGCTGTCATCACCAAGGCCGGAAATGGCTGCTTCGGCGCTGTTATCGGGCATTTGTGTTGCAACCAGCAGGGCGGCGACGCCATCGGGCAGTTTGATATTGGAAACGTGAAGGTGGGTTAGCTCGGAGCGCAAGCCACCGCCCAGCCGCACGGCGACGGCGCTGGGCGCGCTGGTGTTTTCGCTGCTGAAGGCCGCAATCTGGCGGCGTGTGGCGACGGGCAGATCAAGTTGTCCTTCGATCAGATCTTCTACGCGATTATAGCCGAAAAGCTTCGCGCCGGGCCCGTTGACCCAAAGCACGGTCGAGAGATCATGCGCCAGCACAAGCTGCGCATCGCCTCTGGCAAAGCCTTCGCGGACCGAATCCAGCGCGGCAATATCGATGAAGGGGTATGATCCTGACATACGGTCCTTACCTATTTTTTCGACCGCCCGCAGCGCTCCTTAACGTCTCGTTAATAAGCTTCTTGCAGTCGCGGGTCCATATTGCCCTTCGGTATGGGCTGTATTTTCTCTTTCATTAGTTAATGCGGGAAAGCCAATTTTACATGATCTGTGGTTTGTCGCGGCTGAACGCAACCATGCATAACAGAAAGTAACCGGGATTCTTCGCATTTTACGAAGACGTGATCCAAACGGGGATTTCTTGAAAAAAGAACGCTATAATCACTTGCAATATGGATCGATTCTCCGTATGTGACCCCCTGTCAGCGATGCGCAAGCATCAGCCTGCTGGCAAAAAGGTACGCGGTCGTAGCTCAGTTGGTTAGAGCGCAGGATTGTGGCTCCTGAGGTCGTTGGTTCAACTCCAACCGACCGTACCATAGCCTATAAGCCATCTAACTGAAATTATGTAGAAATAACGATAATTTGCGTTATTTGTCGGGGCTCGTTCGAGCTTTGGCGCACGAATTTGTAGCGCATATTATGCAACAAAATGCGATACAAGCTGTGCTATCATACCTTTATAGCTGGTGGGCTCTCGTGTTTCTCGCTGATAGGGACGCCCGTGCGCCAATTGTCCGCATAAGCCAAAAAATACACGATCTGGCCCAGGCGATGACAAAGCGCGCACACTTTATACTGCTGCCATTAAGTGACTAGAATTCAAAGGCCTCCTAATGAATGACCATTCCAAGGGGGGGCTTTATGAAGTGTTATCTTATTAATCTCGACAAGAGCCGGGATCGCCTCGAATTCATGGCGTCTCAGTTTGAGCGCCTCGGCGCACAATTCGAGCGTGTGGAAGCCGTAAATGGACGAGCCATGTCGCCGCTTGAACTGGCTTCCTTTACTCAAATAAGTAAAGAATGGCCCGCTCCTTTGTCGCCTGCCGAAATTGGCTGTTTTCTTTCTCATCGCAAATGCCTTGAAAAGATTGCTGCCGGCGAAGATGCCTATGCGGCAGTCTTTGAAGATGACATTCGATTGAGCCAGGGTTCCTCGCGGTTTTTGGCTTCAGATCACTGGATACCCAAGCAAGCGGATATCGTCAAAATCGACGCTTACGGACATGAGGTATTGATTTCCAACCCTGTTAAAAATGAAGGCCCGTATTCGATTTCCCGGCTGCGCTCGCGACACTTGCAGACGGGCGGATACGTTGTTTCGCGCGAAGCAGCTCGCAAGCTCCTTCCATTGATGGAAAAAGTCTCAGCGCCGGTAGACCATTTCTTGTTCGATCCCAATGATGGGCCATTCAACGATTTTGAAATTTATCAGATTTCCCCTGCAATTTGCCGCCAGTCGGGAATGGAAAGCACAATCGGTCAGAATCGGCGCCCCAAACAGCGCCCCTCTCTTTTGGGCTTGGTCTGGCGTGAAGCTAAAAGATTAGTTATGCGAACCCGTCGCAATCTAAAAGGTTTCATAGCCAACGTCACCAAAACAGGCCGGTGGGGGCCCATTCCATTTGATCGGGATATTGCGTAGTTCACCCGCAATTAGTCATAGCCAATTTTAACAATAGATGTTGACCCTGGCGAAGGCGCATCTTCTGCGTAATATGCTATCAATCTTCTGAACAGATTAGTTTTTCCGCCCCTGACATTGTTAGGGGCGTTTTGTTTTGTACTCTGACTGTCTCCAAGACGGTTTTAACTGCTCTTTAGAACGGGTTTTG
Protein-coding regions in this window:
- a CDS encoding glycosyltransferase family 25 protein, translated to MKCYLINLDKSRDRLEFMASQFERLGAQFERVEAVNGRAMSPLELASFTQISKEWPAPLSPAEIGCFLSHRKCLEKIAAGEDAYAAVFEDDIRLSQGSSRFLASDHWIPKQADIVKIDAYGHEVLISNPVKNEGPYSISRLRSRHLQTGGYVVSREAARKLLPLMEKVSAPVDHFLFDPNDGPFNDFEIYQISPAICRQSGMESTIGQNRRPKQRPSLLGLVWREAKRLVMRTRRNLKGFIANVTKTGRWGPIPFDRDIA
- the pdhS gene encoding cell-division control histidine kinase PdhS, whose protein sequence is MSGSYPFIDIAALDSVREGFARGDAQLVLAHDLSTVLWVNGPGAKLFGYNRVEDLIEGQLDLPVATRRQIAAFSSENTSAPSAVAVRLGGGLRSELTHLHVSNIKLPDGVAALLVATQMPDNSAEAAISGLGDDSTHIALVDAVGKVVAASPRFALLDISASTLEDLIVEAGDATDRIVKRRIRTGSHSVPGAIARLTDTPALHLLCIVGDAPAQFQTAAEAVPLPDNAEAVLEEILPEQGDAPAQQAQKTHAEQPRPKTFAFDHDAPPARFIWKVGPDGTFSEISPDLAAVVGPNSADIVGRRFSDVANVFGFDTDGSIAALLLERDTWSGKRLLWPVEGTRLRVPVELAALPVYSRDREFLGFRGFGIVRPAEAEADPEEIGLALAGGIPQNRKPRKEPAETARMVGEDDVLALSEEVANDDHPAAVLPKPPLDITPTPGRRDSDKVISLLNSCAQEKVAANQAKFLKEKERATRPEGGLTKTERNAFREIAERLRKQGLANTRAESETPVSETSSIEPVEPTPPVKTRSEPIQPDETALLANLPVPVIIHSGDAIHYVNQALLDITGYESLDDIRSAGGVDVLFNSESDDGETRQSMVLRHADGSEEPVDAHLNAIAWRGGRALMLSLMPVTAADLPAPAELPAANDEEKQALEAHVEELKTILDTATDGVVLIDPEGRIRSMNHSASALFGYERDEAEGKFFSMLFAIESQRAAMDYLHGLSGNGVLSVLNDGREVIGREAKGGFIPLFMTIGKLPHTRGFCAVLRDITQWKRTEEELTNARKEAERASNQKTEFLARISHEIRTPLNAIIGFSELMADEKFGPIGNDRYRDYLRDINRSGNHVLALVNDLLDISKIEAGALDMQFEAVSLNDAIGEAIALMQPQANRERVIIRSSFQSNLPDIVADSRSIKQVALNLLSNAVRFTAPGGQVIVSTSYELNGDVVMRVRDTGIGMSKSEVEQALKPFRQINALERRKAESAKDWRNEGTGLGLPLTKAMVEANRAQFAIDSNPGQGTVVEIVFPPTRVLAD